A single Actinomadura algeriensis DNA region contains:
- a CDS encoding FUSC family protein: protein MTDGDDRERDGGEPGARRPPEPPAIRAPAVRAAFAVRRAGVPAGSAARVGLAMAVPSLVGALTGRPDLGMVASMGAFAGPYARGVPYGRRAAALAATVAALALGMVAGTLAAPHAWAVVFALGAFAGLSTYVVGVVTTRPPGALLITLVAASATGLPQDPGAWALRGGLVLAGGAFTWLVMMSGFLLRPRRPENAAVTAAFRAVADLADAIGTGGMDQARHDAARALDAAARCVGGRGGTAHVRRLRAMVLRLGEVFGAMVAAGAHRPPPESVGATLRELAAAVDDPSAAPEPSTGAQPGTPPETDAAPESETGFEPGAGAAGGTAGAPDWTHRALRAAVEAARRTRPEGPAPAGGSSVRALRVAFAGAASRHSLVAASAARVAVCTAAAVAVAFAAGLSQPYWAAIAVCAVLQGQTLTGTWQRAINRSIGTIAGLGVAALLLPLHPHGVAVALIVGVLQFVVELLVARNYALAVMFITPLTLLLVEAAHPGASPVPFAESRLVNTLLGCAIGVVGGHLLWRRATGRRVSAVLATTIRLEGRLLAAVMAGRPRHAIVRARRDAQSALLNLRDVYVQAVGDHPAAETLWPRLIAAERLGYLILALPGTESPGRGPGGGDVAAVEACFAGLAPAATGAAVPPDVPDDLDVPDPRIGTELRMLARLLREPPPRREPRRRTGLRRLR from the coding sequence ATGACCGACGGGGACGACCGAGAACGGGACGGCGGAGAACCGGGGGCGCGGCGGCCGCCGGAGCCGCCCGCGATCCGTGCGCCCGCCGTCCGCGCGGCGTTCGCCGTGCGGCGGGCCGGGGTGCCCGCCGGGTCGGCGGCCCGGGTGGGGCTCGCGATGGCCGTGCCGTCCCTCGTGGGCGCCCTCACCGGACGTCCGGACCTCGGCATGGTCGCGTCGATGGGGGCGTTCGCGGGCCCGTACGCGCGCGGCGTCCCGTACGGGCGGCGGGCGGCGGCGCTGGCCGCCACGGTCGCGGCGCTGGCGCTGGGCATGGTCGCCGGGACGCTCGCCGCGCCGCACGCGTGGGCGGTGGTGTTCGCGCTCGGCGCGTTCGCCGGGCTGAGCACCTACGTCGTCGGCGTCGTCACGACCCGCCCGCCGGGCGCGCTGCTGATCACGCTGGTGGCGGCGTCGGCGACCGGGCTGCCGCAGGATCCGGGCGCGTGGGCGCTGCGGGGAGGGCTGGTGCTGGCCGGGGGCGCGTTCACCTGGCTGGTGATGATGTCGGGCTTCCTGCTGCGGCCCCGGCGCCCGGAGAACGCGGCGGTGACCGCCGCGTTCCGTGCGGTGGCGGACCTGGCGGACGCGATCGGGACCGGCGGCATGGACCAGGCGCGGCACGACGCCGCGCGCGCCCTGGACGCGGCGGCGCGGTGCGTCGGCGGGCGGGGCGGCACCGCGCACGTGCGGCGGCTGCGGGCGATGGTGCTGCGGCTCGGCGAGGTGTTCGGCGCGATGGTCGCGGCGGGCGCGCACCGTCCGCCGCCCGAATCGGTCGGGGCGACCCTGCGCGAACTCGCCGCCGCCGTGGACGACCCGAGCGCGGCACCCGAACCCAGCACGGGCGCCCAGCCCGGCACGCCCCCCGAAACCGACGCCGCGCCCGAATCCGAAACGGGCTTCGAGCCCGGGGCGGGCGCTGCGGGCGGCACGGCGGGAGCGCCGGACTGGACGCACCGGGCGCTGCGGGCGGCCGTCGAGGCGGCCCGCCGGACGCGGCCGGAGGGCCCGGCGCCAGCCGGCGGCTCGTCCGTCCGGGCGCTGCGGGTCGCGTTCGCCGGGGCGGCGTCGCGGCACTCGCTGGTGGCGGCGTCGGCGGCGCGGGTGGCGGTGTGCACGGCCGCCGCGGTGGCGGTGGCGTTCGCGGCCGGGCTGTCGCAGCCGTACTGGGCGGCGATCGCGGTGTGCGCGGTGCTGCAGGGGCAGACCCTCACCGGGACGTGGCAGCGCGCCATCAACCGGTCGATCGGGACGATCGCCGGTCTGGGGGTCGCGGCGCTGCTGCTGCCGCTGCACCCGCACGGGGTGGCGGTCGCGCTGATCGTGGGCGTGCTCCAGTTCGTCGTGGAACTGCTGGTCGCCCGGAACTACGCGCTGGCCGTCATGTTCATCACGCCGCTGACGCTGCTGCTGGTGGAGGCCGCGCATCCCGGGGCGTCGCCGGTGCCGTTCGCGGAGTCGCGGCTGGTGAACACGCTGCTGGGGTGCGCGATCGGCGTGGTCGGCGGGCACCTGCTGTGGCGGCGCGCGACGGGCCGGCGGGTGTCGGCGGTGCTGGCCACGACGATCCGGCTGGAGGGGCGGCTGCTGGCGGCGGTGATGGCGGGGCGCCCCCGGCACGCGATCGTCCGGGCGCGGCGGGACGCGCAGTCGGCCCTGCTGAACCTGCGGGACGTGTACGTGCAGGCGGTCGGGGACCATCCGGCGGCCGAGACGCTGTGGCCGCGGCTCATCGCCGCCGAACGCCTCGGGTACCTGATCCTCGCGCTGCCTGGGACGGAGTCTCCGGGACGGGGGCCGGGCGGCGGCGACGTCGCGGCCGTCGAGGCGTGCTTCGCCGGGCTCGCGCCCGCCGCGACGGGCGCGGCCGTCCCGCCGGACGTGCCGGACGACCTGGACGTCCCGGACCCGCGGATCGGCACGGAGCTGCGGATGCTCGCGCGGCTGCTGCGGGAGCCCCCGCCCCGCCGCGAACCCCGGCGCCGCACCGGGCTTCGCCGGTTGCGTTGA